A stretch of Microtus pennsylvanicus isolate mMicPen1 chromosome 5, mMicPen1.hap1, whole genome shotgun sequence DNA encodes these proteins:
- the LOC142851236 gene encoding olfactory receptor 4C15-like produces the protein MENRSFVPEFVFLGLSQNPNIQKLIFIICLFVYIATIGSNMMIVVTIVCSPTLLGSPMYFFLTFLSLLDASFSSTMTPKMTVDSLYERKTISFEGCMIQLFAEHFFGGAEMIVLTAMAYDRYVAICKPLHYSSIMTWRLCGTLVGLAWAGGFLHSTVQILFTLQLPFCGPNVIDHFMCDLFPLLELACTDTHVFGLLVVANSGFICIIVFFLLLVSYGFILLSLRFHSSEGRWKALSTCGSHIAVVVLFFVPCIFIYARPHMSSSFDKMIALFYTMLSPLLNPIIYTFRNKDMKNAMWKVWKRLVVV, from the coding sequence atggaAAACCGGAGTTTTGTACctgagtttgtctttctgggtctttcaCAGAATCCAAATATTCAAAAACTGATATTTATCATATGCTTATTTGTTTACATTGCAACTATTGGGAGCAACATGATGATTGTGGTAACCATTGTCTGTAGCCCTACACTGCTGGGCTCCCCCATGTATTTCTTTCTGACTTTCCTTTCTTTACTGGATGCGAGCTTCTCCTCTACCATGACACCCAAAATGACTGTGGATTCTCTCTATGAGAGAAAAACTATCTCCTTTGAAGGATGCATGATACAGCTTTTTGCTGAACACTTCTTTGGTGGGGCTGAGATGATTGTTCTGACAGCCATggcttatgaccgctatgtggccatttgCAAACCTTTACACTACTCTTCCATTATGACCTGGAGGCTCTGTGGCACTCTGGTAGGGTTGGCCTGGGCAGGAGGTTTTTTACATTCTACTGTACAAATTCTCTTCACTTTGCAGCTGCCCTTCTGTGGACCCAATGTCATCGATCACTTCATGTGTGACTTATTCCCACTACTGGAGCTTGCCTGCACTGACACTCATGTCTTTGGCCTTTTGGTGGTTGCCAACAGTGGATTTATCTGCATCATAGTCTTCTTCTTGTTGCTTGTCTCTTATGGCTTTATTTTGCTCTCTCTGAGATTCCACAGTTCTGAAGGACGATGGAAAGCTCTGTCTACTTGTGGGTCCCATATTGCTGTAGTGGTCTTGTTCTTTGTcccatgtatatttatatatgcaaggCCTCACATGTCCTCCTCCTTTGACAAAATGATAGCATTATTTTACACTATGTTATCCCCTTTGCTTAATCCTATTATTTATACTTTTAGGAATAAGGACATGAAAAATGCCATGTGGAAAGTATGGAAGAGACTGGTAGTGGTTTaa